The genomic segment TGGTTTTGGCTCCTCGCCTTTGGCGTTTGCCTCTTCACTTGGGCTATTTTCCTGTTGCATGCGGTTCTTCAGACTCTTTCTCACcttcagaaagaaagaaatcTGCGACCTCTGGCGAGACGAGGTAGGGAATGTAGTGCTTTGCTTTCGCTGCCTCCCACTGAAGATAGCGAAAGTAGCGTTCTTGAAAATCTCTCCACTGACCGGGCTCAACTTCCGGATACTCCAGAAatgttctgcatgcgcatgcatccagAACCTCTCGTTCCACATGTTCGCTTGCTGCGACTTTTCCCGAGTGTCACGTGCAGAGGTGCCAAACGAATGTTTGAAAAACTCAGAGCTATACACAAGCGGAGGAGAAATCGTGAAACTTTGgtagtctccttcttcgcctgcttgtCCACACCATTAAAGCAACGGGTACCTATACACAGCAAACAACTTGCGCGCTTCACAGATATCCcgatatatgtatgtatctatagGCCGCTTGTGGGGGGCCTATGCTCTATATGCAACCATGTGCACATACAGTcgtatgcatacacataccTGTAGGTATACATGAATTattatacatgtatacatacatatatatatatatatatatatatatatatacatacatatatatgtacgtaagtatatgtatatgaatatatatatatatacatatatatatatttggaAATGGAGATGGGAACAACTGCGGTTGTCTcgtgtttctcgctctcaATCCTTACCTGAAAGCCGTGAACGCGGTCTCTGTATTCTCTGCATTTTCGCGGCAGGTACTTGGCTGGGCATGCTGataaagagaagaacacagagaaaaaagagtccCGCAGCTGGCAAGAGTGCGAGCGCGATACGCGAGTGTTGGGGAGCTACAAAGATCTCTGCCATTGGGTGTCTCTATACAGGTGGAAAGGCCTCTAGCACTCATTCTTTTAAAATGGTGCGTTTCGTGAAAACATGTCTATTCTCGTCGTCGTCACCTGCACATTTTGTATATGGCATTCACATGGCGCGAAGACAAGACTGACAGTGAgtgtctttttccttttgtgGTAATGGCACGAAATCCCTGTAAACAAGTTTTTCTCTACCGCTGTACGTATCGTGTGCATGTCTGTGTCTTACTGCACGTTGCGAAACCTCACAGATGTATCGAGGATTGTTGAACACAGGTAGCCACCATAAGTATCTGGATGATCCTCGAGTTTGCTTTGAGACCGCAGTGTTTTCCTGCAAGCCAGCAACGCGGCCATCAATATcgatctatctatctatatatatatctatatatctatatatatatatatctatatatatctatatctatatctatatatatatatatatatacgtagaaATATGTGaatatacatagatacataaATATGGTAACAGTGCATCTGCATTCGGCAGGAAGGTCGCGCGAAAGCATTTTGTGAAATATTCGACAGTAAGGTTACCTGTTCAATTGGGAGAGGCGTGAGAGGGAGGACAGgcggggacgaggaggcacTCGTAAAAACTGCGTGACATTTGCATCCCTCATAAGGATGCttgagtgtacgtacaggaGCAATCATGCTTTTTGGATCAGCTTCGCATTGTTCGAAAAATGATTTTACCTCCCTGCAAAACGGCCGACAATTCGAGTCTTCACTCTGCAAGGTATTTTCTTGTCCTGCTCCTTAAGACGCAGACCTGACTGCCCGACCTCGCGTTGGTCTCTTTCGcactttcctcgctctctcaaAAAAAACGCACTGAAACATGTTTCTCGTGAACCTGTGAGAGGGCTCTCGAAGGGAGTCCGAATGCGTAGTTAGTAGACAGTTAACGCCACGAGTAATTTCTGGAGAAAGGGAGTTCCACTTCCGCCTTATCGCAGGCCTTCCGAATACGCATCTCAGACATCTTGTGGTCTAAACACAACGTTCGTCGGTTTGCCAGCAAGTCTCAGAAGGACGCGCTGGCGCCTCGTCTTGTTGAGAGATAAGGGTATCGgaatttccttttcttgtgctttatctctcgcctttctgaTGCTTGTGCACATCGTATCGTCACTCCTGCCATGAGACGCGCGTCTTCATAAATGTGTGTACGTTGACATATCGGTGTTGTCCATTGATGCATCACGAAGTACCGTGACTATCGCTTCAGGAAAGACAACACAGGGAGAAGCGTGATGTCCAACTCCTGATCTCAACGCGTTTCCTGGGACCGCAATGTACATCAGTCTCACAGAGCTCTGTTGCCAATACCAGTCTCCCTGCCTCTACTGACCTATCCATGTGTCTCTTCTGACTCTACCAATATGTCTACCTGTCTGCCAATCTATCTATTTGCGCATCTACAGGGAGCTGTAGAAGAGATCCATCTGAGTCGCAAGTGAATTGGCGATGCTTTTCCGACCTCTGGCCGCGGCGCCCTCGTAGGCGCGTGAACCTCAGACCGACTGGATCTCTCAAACAAAGGCTGTATACGGTGCGTTGAACGTGTGTCTCCATCTGTACACAAGCTTCGAGTCTCTTACATGC from the Toxoplasma gondii ME49 chromosome IX, whole genome shotgun sequence genome contains:
- a CDS encoding hypothetical protein (encoded by transcript TGME49_289270), producing MIAPVRTLKHPYEGCKCHAVFTSASSSPPVLPLTPLPIEQHAQPSTCRENAENTETAFTAFRTFLEYPEVEPGQWRDFQERYFRYLQWEAAKAKHYIPYLVSPEVADFFLSEEKLSAGRPEKTRNCRKRKQQKRKVPPLQSSLPSTVLNLPSDLSVQALEFQALLLRQQITPSSFVGTTDLK